A window of Leeia speluncae contains these coding sequences:
- the hpaH gene encoding 2-oxo-hept-4-ene-1,7-dioate hydratase has protein sequence MLDKEIITLCAQRLHEAEKNRVQIRQLSLEYPDITIEDAYAIQREWVAMKMAEGRTLKGHKIGLTSKAMQYSSQIDEPDYGALLDDMFFADGSDIPTSRFIVPRLEVELAFVLAKPLSGPNCTLFDVYNATDYVIPAAEIIDARSQSIDPESKRPRKVFDTISDNAANAGVVMGGRPIKPSEVDLRWVSAICYRNGVIEESGVAAAVLNHPANGVAWLANKLYPYGVTLQPGQIILGGSFTRPVPARTGDTFHVDYGQLGAISCRFV, from the coding sequence ATGTTAGATAAAGAAATCATTACCCTTTGTGCACAACGTCTGCACGAAGCAGAAAAAAATCGCGTTCAAATTCGTCAGCTATCTTTGGAATACCCAGACATCACCATCGAAGATGCGTATGCCATCCAGCGCGAATGGGTTGCGATGAAGATGGCAGAAGGCCGCACGCTAAAAGGCCACAAGATCGGCCTGACGTCTAAAGCCATGCAGTACTCCTCGCAAATCGACGAGCCGGATTACGGTGCGCTGCTGGACGATATGTTCTTTGCGGATGGCTCAGACATCCCGACTAGCCGTTTTATCGTGCCTCGCTTGGAAGTCGAGCTAGCCTTTGTATTGGCAAAACCACTTTCTGGCCCGAACTGCACCTTGTTCGATGTGTACAACGCGACTGACTATGTGATCCCTGCTGCCGAGATCATTGATGCGCGAAGCCAATCGATTGACCCAGAAAGCAAACGTCCACGTAAAGTGTTCGACACCATTTCAGACAACGCGGCCAACGCAGGGGTTGTGATGGGTGGTCGCCCAATCAAACCATCCGAAGTGGATCTTCGTTGGGTATCTGCCATTTGCTACCGCAATGGCGTGATTGAAGAATCAGGCGTGGCGGCGGCGGTGCTCAACCACCCGGCCAACGGTGTGGCGTGGCTAGCCAACAAACTCTACCCATATGGTGTCACCCTGCAACCCGGTCAGATCATTCTGGGTGGTTCGTTCACTCGCCCGGTTCCTGCACGTACGGGGGATACCTTCCATGTCGATTATGGTCAGTTGGGCGCAATTAGCTGCCGCTTTGTGTAA
- the hpaI gene encoding 4-hydroxy-2-oxoheptanedioate aldolase: MEMPVNHFKAAMKNQQAQIGLWLGLANPYTAELLAGAGFDWLLIDGEHAPNELQTTLAQLQAIAPYKSQPIVRPPWNDPVRIKQILDLGVQTLLVPMVQTAEEARLAVAATRYPPEGIRGVGSALARASRWNRVGNYLHAANSEICVLVQIETKKGLDNLAEILAVDGVDGVFIGPADLSADLGFIGNPGHPEVQAAITHAISMIKAAGKAPGILMTNEALARQYLALGALFVAVGVDTTLLAQAADALRQKYLDAAPVSPPDTSGKISVY; this comes from the coding sequence ATGGAAATGCCAGTGAATCACTTCAAAGCAGCGATGAAAAACCAGCAGGCCCAAATCGGCCTGTGGCTTGGTTTGGCCAACCCCTACACGGCAGAACTACTTGCCGGTGCGGGGTTTGATTGGCTACTCATTGACGGCGAACACGCACCAAACGAGCTACAAACCACCCTCGCCCAGCTGCAAGCGATAGCCCCATACAAAAGCCAGCCGATTGTTCGCCCACCATGGAATGACCCCGTCCGCATCAAACAGATCCTGGACTTGGGCGTACAAACGCTACTGGTACCAATGGTACAAACCGCCGAAGAAGCGCGTTTGGCCGTTGCCGCGACTCGCTACCCCCCAGAAGGCATTCGTGGCGTTGGCAGTGCACTAGCACGCGCGTCCCGTTGGAACCGAGTAGGTAATTATCTACATGCTGCCAACAGTGAAATCTGCGTGCTGGTACAAATCGAGACAAAAAAAGGCTTGGATAACTTAGCAGAAATCTTAGCGGTTGATGGTGTGGATGGCGTGTTTATTGGCCCAGCAGATTTATCTGCTGATCTCGGCTTTATTGGTAACCCTGGCCACCCAGAAGTACAAGCCGCGATTACCCATGCCATTTCTATGATCAAAGCTGCCGGCAAAGCACCAGGCATTTTGATGACCAACGAAGCCCTTGCTCGCCAATATCTGGCTCTGGGTGCTTTGTTTGTGGCGGTGGGCGTCGATACCACCCTACTCGCCCAAGCAGCAGATGCACTGCGCCAGAAATATCTGGATGCAGCGCCTGTCAGCCCCCCTGATACCAGCGGCAAAATTAGCGTCTATTAA
- a CDS encoding bifunctional diguanylate cyclase/phosphodiesterase, whose protein sequence is MDIPLLLPLANKRYKRRIAFIISMLLLVVLVVSTTASIIWRLRNDTIDRQVALDNLTARAMEDQLTQSLTIVERTLTLAGTDPKNGERLSFYLQQAPYLRSISIIDAQHRITHSTTQSNVGIQIDNTDYMPFSDDPVPVLRSGKLLGGRDFADSRPINWDGKDDTDISFIPVSLDVPQPNGHWHTVIATINPDYFLNFYLSHLSSEQGQVLLLRYDGTPLIQSHQRITSQVFTQALKKRLKVSEVDNYTDVAPNGEQLLTSYRASRSYPYILVVRANRASVLAAWRQEAITSSIIVGIVLLLTLGTAIFFFFRMEKLERIRQQDEHQLNIAAAAFETQQGIIVTDSETNVLRVNPAFTEITGYSAEEMIGKTPRILSSGKHNLPFYQAMWKQIVETGFWSGEIWNRRKTGEVYPEWLTITAIKNSSAIVSHYVATLTDITQRKEAEEEIRHLAYYDPLTKLPNRRLLLEKLQEAVNSDNHQHMIGALLFIDLDNFKQLNDTLGHDYGDLLLQEVGIRLNQNLQVGDTVARLGGDEFILILNHLSHDYHNAVKRAEAIGEHFRITLNQPYHLAEHEYITTPSIGIAMFGKSDITADELLKHADLALYSAKSSGRNAVSFFDLTMQTNLTERTNLEAALRQGIAQDQLKLYIQPQMKQDCTVYGGEVLVRWQHPTLGLLSPDKFIPLAEETDLIIPMGNWVLTAACKLLKQFSQDEHLKHFSLSVNVSVKQLHLADFVEQVQSTLLETGAPASQLMLEITESGLIDNMADSIRKMERLTKLGVRFSLDDFGTGYSSLSYLKKLPLTQVKIDQSFVRGIHFDANDAAIVRSIIALASAMHLQVTAEGVENREQLEYLQALGCDSYQGYLLGRPAPWQSVIQQLRDCHFKLLTAENNPSTV, encoded by the coding sequence GTGGATATCCCGCTGCTTCTACCATTGGCCAATAAACGCTATAAGCGTCGAATTGCTTTTATCATTAGCATGTTGTTGCTAGTGGTTCTGGTGGTATCCACTACTGCGTCTATCATTTGGCGATTAAGAAACGATACGATTGATCGTCAAGTCGCATTAGACAACCTCACCGCCCGGGCAATGGAAGATCAGCTCACCCAAAGTCTTACCATTGTAGAGCGAACACTCACCCTAGCCGGTACAGACCCAAAAAATGGAGAGCGACTCTCCTTTTACCTACAACAGGCTCCCTATCTACGCTCTATCTCGATTATTGATGCTCAACACCGAATTACGCACAGCACCACTCAATCCAACGTTGGTATTCAGATCGATAATACCGACTACATGCCGTTTAGCGATGATCCTGTTCCCGTCTTACGAAGTGGCAAACTCTTAGGCGGTAGAGATTTTGCTGATAGTCGTCCCATCAACTGGGATGGTAAAGATGATACCGATATTTCGTTCATCCCCGTTTCCCTAGATGTACCTCAACCAAATGGGCACTGGCATACCGTTATTGCCACAATTAACCCAGATTACTTTTTAAACTTCTATCTTTCTCATCTTTCATCAGAGCAAGGGCAAGTACTCTTGCTGCGCTACGATGGCACCCCCTTAATTCAAAGCCATCAAAGGATTACATCTCAAGTCTTTACGCAAGCGCTAAAAAAACGCTTAAAAGTGAGTGAAGTAGACAATTACACAGATGTTGCACCAAATGGCGAACAGCTCCTTACCTCTTACCGTGCTTCCAGAAGCTACCCCTATATTCTGGTTGTCAGAGCAAATCGGGCATCCGTCTTAGCCGCGTGGCGTCAAGAAGCAATCACCTCCTCCATTATTGTTGGCATAGTGTTACTACTTACCTTAGGTACTGCAATCTTCTTTTTCTTCAGAATGGAAAAGTTAGAGCGAATTCGCCAACAAGACGAACATCAACTCAATATTGCTGCTGCAGCATTTGAAACGCAGCAAGGAATTATCGTTACCGATTCGGAGACCAATGTTCTTCGTGTCAACCCAGCCTTTACCGAAATCACTGGCTACTCTGCCGAAGAGATGATCGGGAAAACGCCAAGAATCCTGAGCTCAGGGAAGCATAACCTTCCGTTTTATCAAGCAATGTGGAAGCAAATAGTTGAAACCGGTTTTTGGAGTGGTGAAATTTGGAATCGACGCAAAACAGGTGAAGTGTATCCAGAATGGCTAACCATTACTGCCATCAAAAATAGCTCGGCTATCGTCAGTCATTATGTAGCCACCTTAACCGATATCACGCAGCGTAAAGAGGCAGAGGAAGAAATCCGCCATCTTGCATATTACGACCCATTAACCAAACTACCGAACCGACGTTTGTTGTTAGAAAAGCTGCAAGAAGCGGTAAATAGTGACAATCACCAACACATGATTGGCGCATTATTATTTATCGACTTAGATAATTTCAAACAGCTAAATGACACACTAGGTCACGATTACGGTGATCTATTATTGCAAGAAGTGGGGATACGCCTAAATCAAAATCTACAAGTAGGAGATACTGTCGCAAGGCTTGGCGGAGATGAGTTTATTCTTATTCTGAATCACCTTAGCCACGACTATCATAACGCGGTAAAACGCGCTGAAGCCATTGGCGAACACTTTAGAATCACGCTCAATCAGCCCTATCACTTAGCAGAACACGAATACATCACCACACCAAGTATTGGTATTGCCATGTTTGGCAAATCGGATATCACTGCAGATGAGTTACTAAAGCATGCTGATTTAGCACTTTATAGTGCAAAATCATCCGGTAGAAACGCAGTTAGTTTCTTCGACCTTACCATGCAAACCAACTTAACCGAACGAACTAATTTAGAGGCAGCACTGCGCCAAGGCATTGCACAAGATCAACTTAAACTGTATATCCAACCGCAGATGAAGCAAGACTGCACTGTCTACGGTGGAGAAGTATTAGTCCGGTGGCAACACCCAACATTAGGTTTGCTCTCCCCTGATAAATTCATTCCGCTAGCAGAAGAAACCGATTTAATCATCCCGATGGGTAATTGGGTGCTAACCGCAGCTTGCAAATTGCTAAAGCAATTTAGCCAAGACGAACATTTGAAACACTTCAGCTTGTCTGTCAACGTCAGCGTAAAACAACTTCACCTTGCCGACTTCGTCGAGCAAGTACAATCAACGCTACTAGAAACGGGCGCCCCTGCTTCACAACTGATGCTAGAAATTACCGAGAGCGGCCTCATTGATAATATGGCCGATAGTATCCGCAAAATGGAACGCCTAACGAAATTAGGCGTTCGTTTTTCTCTAGATGATTTTGGCACCGGCTATTCATCACTTTCTTACCTCAAAAAGCTGCCACTGACCCAAGTAAAAATCGATCAATCCTTCGTCAGAGGGATTCACTTTGATGCAAATGATGCCGCAATTGTTAGAAGTATCATTGCGCTAGCTTCTGCAATGCACTTACAAGTTACCGCCGAAGGCGTAGAGAACAGAGAGCAACTGGAGTATTTACAAGCACTGGGATGTGATAGTTATCAGGGCTATCTACTCGGCCGTCCTGCACCATGGCAATCTGTTATTCAGCAACTGAGGGATTGCCATTTCAAACTCTTAACCGCTGAAAACAACCCAAGCACAGTCTAA
- a CDS encoding methyl-accepting chemotaxis protein: MLKRWIQSASSEAIYEAAPLQTELDIAAPKYWESTGQMLSRGFHTLAFLQQTIADGIQSNIQAAAEIEERSQKMSAALTDSAQQMSESNRLALQMQNELTEELAQLSQSVKQQLSDTIAKIDHKSEEVLSVLEEIAAIAKQVNLLALNAAIESARAGEAGRGFAVVADEVRQLAFRTMDSAKRAAAKMDLSDIQSLVANTANQGEENLNALTNNVVTSLSHLTDRFKSVDSNVSQLIDTNKVIKETTPQLAKRARQLISRIDRGVDITREATSIMVQSPDVQQERTTALLQSQFIATSNSYDRLNDILERKVLRVAVEPAFIGLSFRTKQQSQLQGLDIEYATAFANWLGVKIEFIEQSWDQCMGMLYFGKFRSEPPADVMWSALPPADAFYGLAFSDPYTFFPLILARRKNDQRIGSISDLSGKVLGCGNDPNAFAALENLGVRWQANQQLAGGKILLENLIVYSDQTRIHDAVAEGVVDAFVVDKPIFYWAANHADSPWHQQLEILPSALSQTPWCYTAAVAALPENANLLSKINEFIHWFRPQATRQSIDARWLGQSTPVNPDQLITHGVMNAEWLHQRKLMM; encoded by the coding sequence ATGCTAAAACGTTGGATTCAATCAGCCAGCAGCGAAGCCATTTATGAAGCGGCGCCACTTCAAACCGAACTAGACATTGCAGCACCTAAGTATTGGGAGTCCACCGGGCAAATGCTTTCAAGAGGATTTCATACCTTGGCCTTCTTGCAGCAAACCATTGCAGATGGCATACAAAGCAATATTCAAGCGGCTGCAGAAATTGAAGAGCGCAGCCAAAAAATGTCGGCAGCGCTGACAGACTCTGCACAACAAATGTCAGAAAGCAATCGCCTAGCATTGCAGATGCAAAACGAACTGACCGAAGAACTAGCCCAGCTTAGCCAAAGCGTTAAACAGCAATTAAGCGATACCATCGCAAAAATCGATCACAAATCGGAAGAGGTGCTATCTGTCTTGGAAGAAATCGCTGCAATTGCTAAACAAGTCAATCTGCTTGCCTTAAATGCTGCCATTGAATCCGCCAGAGCGGGCGAAGCTGGTCGAGGTTTTGCCGTTGTGGCAGATGAAGTCCGACAATTGGCTTTCCGAACGATGGATAGTGCCAAACGCGCAGCCGCCAAAATGGATTTATCCGATATCCAATCGCTTGTTGCGAATACCGCCAATCAAGGGGAGGAGAACCTCAATGCGCTCACAAATAATGTGGTCACATCACTCAGCCATCTAACGGATCGATTTAAAAGTGTAGATAGTAACGTCAGCCAACTCATCGACACCAACAAAGTCATCAAAGAAACCACGCCACAGCTAGCAAAACGGGCCCGACAACTGATTTCTAGAATCGACCGCGGTGTCGACATTACCCGTGAAGCCACCAGCATCATGGTGCAATCACCGGACGTCCAACAAGAGCGCACTACGGCACTACTACAATCGCAATTCATTGCCACGTCAAATAGCTACGATCGCCTAAATGATATTTTAGAAAGAAAAGTGTTACGGGTGGCCGTTGAACCCGCTTTTATTGGATTGTCTTTTCGCACCAAACAACAATCGCAACTTCAAGGGCTAGACATTGAATACGCCACCGCCTTTGCCAATTGGCTAGGGGTAAAAATCGAGTTTATCGAGCAAAGTTGGGATCAATGCATGGGAATGCTCTATTTTGGCAAATTCCGCAGCGAGCCGCCCGCAGATGTAATGTGGAGCGCACTACCGCCAGCAGATGCATTTTATGGCCTCGCCTTTTCCGATCCATACACCTTTTTTCCGCTCATTCTAGCAAGAAGAAAAAATGATCAACGGATTGGCTCTATTTCAGACTTATCTGGCAAGGTGCTTGGCTGCGGCAATGATCCCAATGCATTTGCTGCACTTGAAAACCTAGGAGTGAGATGGCAAGCCAACCAGCAATTAGCGGGAGGCAAAATCCTATTAGAAAACCTGATTGTCTATTCAGACCAAACCCGAATCCATGATGCAGTAGCAGAAGGCGTAGTAGATGCTTTTGTTGTCGACAAACCCATTTTCTATTGGGCAGCTAATCATGCGGATAGCCCTTGGCACCAACAACTAGAAATTTTACCCAGTGCGCTCAGCCAAACACCTTGGTGCTACACAGCGGCCGTTGCAGCGTTACCTGAAAATGCCAATTTACTGAGTAAAATAAACGAATTTATCCATTGGTTTAGACCACAAGCAACCAGACAATCGATCGACGCCCGCTGGCTAGGGCAAAGCACACCGGTAAATCCAGATCAGCTGATTACCCATGGTGTCATGAATGCAGAATGGCTACATCAAAGAAAGTTAATGATGTAA
- a CDS encoding substrate-binding periplasmic protein, with protein MNSKPLRQILIASLLLSTTAFAGHLDSIKSKNELKVCIWPDYYGISYRNPRTLQLSGIDIDMANALGQDLGVPVKFVDSSFANLIQDVEQDKCDIAMFAIGITPQRSEHLRFTKPHLVSDIYAITTKSNQRIQSWADIDKPGRVVAVAKGTLHESVMKEKLKAATLMVTTDPKGREQAVESGRADVFMTDYPFSRRMLETTDWAKLIAPTGVYHLTPYAYAMQKGDDAWFNRVSAFLDKVRADGRLLAAIKKHKLDPIAER; from the coding sequence TTGAATAGCAAACCACTGCGCCAAATACTGATTGCTAGCCTCCTTCTTAGCACCACTGCGTTTGCAGGGCATCTTGATTCCATCAAAAGTAAGAACGAATTAAAGGTATGTATTTGGCCAGACTATTACGGCATCTCTTACCGTAATCCTAGAACCTTGCAGCTATCAGGTATTGATATCGATATGGCAAATGCGCTAGGGCAAGACTTAGGTGTGCCAGTGAAGTTTGTAGATAGTTCCTTTGCCAACTTGATTCAAGATGTTGAGCAAGACAAATGTGATATCGCCATGTTTGCGATTGGCATCACCCCACAACGTAGCGAGCATCTCCGTTTTACAAAACCCCATCTAGTAAGCGATATCTACGCCATTACGACAAAAAGCAACCAACGTATTCAATCTTGGGCAGATATTGATAAACCAGGTCGGGTAGTGGCCGTTGCAAAAGGCACGCTTCACGAAAGCGTGATGAAAGAAAAACTAAAAGCTGCCACCTTAATGGTCACGACAGATCCAAAAGGAAGAGAACAAGCCGTAGAATCCGGTCGTGCAGATGTGTTTATGACGGATTATCCATTTAGCCGACGTATGCTAGAAACGACCGATTGGGCGAAGTTAATCGCGCCAACCGGGGTATATCATTTAACCCCTTACGCCTATGCAATGCAAAAAGGCGATGATGCGTGGTTTAATCGTGTCTCAGCATTTCTAGATAAAGTCAGAGCAGATGGCAGATTATTAGCAGCCATCAAAAAGCATAAGCTAGACCCAATCGCTGAGCGCTAG
- a CDS encoding MFS transporter yields MATSKKVNDVMVSFFRQSSAFRALKHRNYRLYFIGQAISILGTWVQQVALSWLVYRLTGSATLLGLTAFLAQAPQLIIGPISGPWLDKHNRQRMLMTTQALLMLQAILLGVLSYGNLLETWHLIVLATMMGVFTSVDVPLRQSLLSQIVSNKEDVPNAIALNAALFNSARFLGPPIAGVLLTLTSETICFFINAASFLALILLAAKMQIAPTPKLRQSFGNALSEGMQYIFQHHKVKTLLFVVAILNITASAYVVLMPAFTREIYHGDAQLLGGLLGAAGAGALTSSIWLASRTNHQAILKIVLFGIWLTASALLIFSLTHYLPIALLSICAVGFGIALTNVASNSYIQLAVTDQLRGRVLSVYTAIRFGFDALGGLIAGAVASQIGVNHTLTVNAIILLFAACWYFVIYRTRLKPTTAH; encoded by the coding sequence ATGGCTACATCAAAGAAAGTTAATGATGTAATGGTTAGCTTTTTTCGCCAATCCTCTGCTTTCCGGGCGTTAAAGCATCGAAATTACCGGCTCTATTTCATCGGGCAGGCCATTTCAATTTTAGGCACTTGGGTACAACAAGTTGCACTAAGTTGGCTGGTATATCGTCTAACTGGTTCTGCCACCTTATTGGGGCTAACCGCTTTTTTAGCACAAGCCCCGCAATTAATCATTGGCCCGATTTCTGGCCCATGGTTAGACAAACATAATCGGCAACGCATGTTAATGACGACTCAAGCATTACTCATGTTGCAAGCCATCTTGTTAGGCGTACTTTCGTATGGCAACCTACTTGAAACGTGGCATTTAATTGTGCTCGCTACCATGATGGGCGTATTTACCAGCGTAGACGTTCCGCTACGGCAATCCTTACTTAGTCAAATCGTGTCCAATAAAGAAGACGTACCAAACGCCATTGCACTAAATGCCGCGTTATTTAATAGCGCTCGTTTTTTAGGGCCGCCAATTGCCGGAGTGTTACTAACGCTCACATCAGAAACCATCTGCTTCTTTATTAACGCGGCTTCTTTTCTTGCGCTCATCTTATTAGCAGCCAAAATGCAGATCGCTCCCACGCCTAAACTACGCCAATCCTTTGGAAATGCGTTGTCAGAAGGTATGCAATACATTTTTCAGCATCACAAAGTAAAAACGCTGTTATTTGTTGTTGCCATCCTCAATATCACCGCCTCTGCTTACGTCGTACTAATGCCTGCGTTTACTAGGGAAATTTATCATGGCGATGCGCAGCTTCTTGGCGGGCTATTAGGTGCGGCTGGCGCTGGTGCATTAACTAGCTCGATTTGGCTTGCCAGCAGAACCAATCACCAAGCCATTTTAAAGATTGTGCTTTTTGGCATTTGGCTAACCGCCAGTGCATTGCTTATCTTTAGCTTAACGCACTACTTGCCGATTGCGCTGCTATCTATCTGTGCGGTTGGCTTTGGGATTGCGCTCACCAATGTAGCGAGTAACAGCTATATTCAGTTAGCGGTAACAGATCAACTAAGAGGCCGCGTGCTGTCTGTTTACACAGCGATTCGTTTTGGATTTGATGCGCTAGGCGGTCTGATTGCAGGCGCTGTAGCCAGCCAGATTGGCGTAAACCATACCTTAACCGTCAACGCGATTATTCTGCTGTTTGCAGCTTGCTGGTATTTCGTTATTTATCGAACACGCCTAAAACCGACAACCGCCCATTGA
- a CDS encoding ABC transporter substrate-binding protein: MMFVRFLQRSSLVIALFASTIAYARPLKIGTFPWIGFAPLQVAAGKGFWKQTGVDVQVISYPSDAEALAAFKQKKIDLMTTMVGNIYGYRQAGIPMYLMAETGWSHGSDKLIAKQNLSANKLKGATVGVYLRNATIGNFLNQYLASQKLKPTDVKLEEATPEKLTNDFASGKYPLIVTYDPFALDARRKGAGDEVGNSASWPGILPEGIVGQPNLTAEFSNDQLANFFTGWLESIRWIDTQAKWKEIFPLLRKGSSPTPESLDELDVIAMLNSYRFHLPSRLIQRNEAGSGTQKYLKQVQQYLADTHSPAAQLSPEQLVSVDAALKAAQRALAAKN; the protein is encoded by the coding sequence ATGATGTTTGTCCGGTTCTTGCAACGTAGTAGTTTAGTCATTGCACTGTTCGCTTCAACCATTGCCTATGCTCGTCCACTCAAAATTGGAACATTTCCATGGATTGGCTTTGCGCCCTTACAAGTTGCAGCAGGCAAAGGCTTTTGGAAACAAACAGGGGTTGATGTTCAAGTGATCAGCTACCCATCTGACGCTGAAGCGCTAGCCGCCTTCAAGCAAAAGAAAATTGATTTAATGACCACCATGGTGGGTAATATTTATGGCTACCGGCAGGCAGGTATCCCCATGTACCTCATGGCAGAAACGGGTTGGTCTCATGGCAGTGATAAGCTAATCGCCAAACAAAACTTAAGTGCAAACAAACTAAAAGGCGCGACGGTTGGGGTTTATCTAAGAAACGCCACGATTGGCAACTTTCTCAACCAATATCTAGCCAGTCAAAAGCTCAAACCAACTGACGTCAAGCTAGAAGAAGCCACGCCAGAAAAACTCACCAATGACTTTGCTAGCGGCAAATATCCGCTGATTGTTACTTATGATCCATTTGCTCTAGATGCCAGACGAAAAGGCGCTGGCGATGAAGTCGGCAACAGTGCTAGTTGGCCTGGCATCTTGCCGGAAGGGATTGTGGGACAGCCCAATTTAACAGCTGAGTTTTCTAATGACCAACTCGCTAACTTCTTCACTGGCTGGCTAGAGTCGATCCGTTGGATTGATACACAAGCAAAATGGAAAGAAATCTTCCCTTTATTACGTAAAGGCAGCAGCCCGACCCCAGAATCGCTAGATGAACTAGACGTCATCGCTATGCTGAACTCCTATCGCTTCCATCTCCCCTCTCGGCTCATTCAAAGAAACGAAGCAGGTAGTGGCACGCAAAAATACCTAAAGCAAGTTCAGCAATATTTAGCGGATACCCATTCCCCTGCCGCGCAGCTATCACCGGAGCAATTGGTCTCTGTCGATGCCGCGCTAAAAGCGGCACAACGCGCACTTGCCGCAAAAAACTAG